From the Alteromonas sp. CI.11.F.A3 genome, the window ACCGAATTTAAGACAATACTCGGCCCAGAGCGTTGCCATACTGCATGCACGCTTTTAATAGTAAGATTTACGCCATAGCGCTGGCTGATATAGTCTTCCAGCAGGTGCTTGTTGTGTTCAATATGCGGCAGCGCATAGCGAGCGGCGCTGATTAACAGCGCAAATAGAACAAGCAGGATGGCAAGCAGCAACCATATTTTTTTAACTAAATAGGCTGCTACCGACGTTAAATTTGTCACACTTCGCCTTCGTATAGTTAATGCATTACATCATGACGACGTCGTACTTATCCTGGTTGTACAAGGTTTCGGTTTGTACCTTAATTTGTTTCGATACAAACACTTCCAGCTCTGCAAGCATATGTGATTCTTCGCCCATTAATGCTTCAACCACTTTAGGAGAAGCATAAACAACAAATTTATCAGCATCGTATGCGCGGTTCACTCGAACAATTTCACGCATAATTTCAAAGCAGATGGTTTCCACGGTTTTCACCGTGCCTCGGCCTTTACATACTGGGCATTCGCCACACAATATGTGCTCAATACTTTCACGGGTACGCTTACGGGTCATTTCTATGAGCCCAAGCGACGTAAACCCGTGAATATTAATTTTGGCCCTGTCCTTACTTGTCGCCACTTCTAGACTATGTAAGACACGTCTTTTGTGGTCTGGTTCAATCATATCGATAAAGTCGATTAAGATCATACCGCCTAAATTACGTAACCGAAGCTGCCTAGCAATGGCTTGTGTCGCCTCGGTGTTAGTATTAAAGATAGTTTCTTCTAAGTTACGATGCCCAACAAATGCACCAGTATTGATATCAATGGTGGTCATAGCTTCGGTTTGATCAATAATCAAATAACCGCCTGACTTCAAATCGACCCTGCGTTCAAGCGCCCGCTGGGTTTCATTTTCGACATCATGCAAGTCGAATATAGGCCTGTCGCCCGTGTAATATTCCAACTTACCGTTCATTTCAGGTACATATTCTTTCGTGAACTGGAACAGCTCTTGAAAAGACAACTTAGAGTCTATTCGAATCCTGTCTAACTCGGTGCCGACGAAATCACGCAATACGCGGCGTGCCAGCGGTAAATCTTCATATAAAACATTAGATTTACGCTTCTTCATTCGGGATTGAATTTTGTCCCACAATCGGCGTAAAAAGGCAGCATCTTGCTGTAATTCAGCTTTGCCTACCCCTTCAGCAGCGGTACGTAAAATAAAACCGCCGTTTTCATCACAGAATTCTTGCACAAGGGTTTTTAAGCGCTCGCGCTCGGCCTCTTCTTCAATACGCTGAGACACACCAACATGAGTCACGCTTGGCATAAACACTAAATAGCGGCTTGGAATAGTAATGTCGGTAGTCAGGCGCGCACCTTTGGTGCCAATCGGGTCTTTTACTACTTGTACAACGATATCTTGGCCATCTCGAACAAGCTCACGAATGTCTTGTTTTTGAATGTGACTGGCTGAGACTTCCTCAGCGATTTCATTGTGAATAACAATATCAGAAGCATGTAGGAAAGCCGCTTTTTCAAGGCCAATATCCACAAATGCGGCTTGCATACCGGGGAGTACCCGACTAACTTTACCGCGATAGATATTGCCCACTAAGCCACGCTTGGTATGACGCTCTACGTGAATTTCCTGCAATATCCCATTTTCGATGAGAACAACACGAGACTCTGACGGTGTAACATTGATTAGTAGCTCTGCACTCACTACACGACTCCAAATTCTCTAAGTAATTGCCTTGTTTCATACAAAGGCAATCCAACCACTGCGCTAGCACTGCCGTTTATTGCTTTTACAAACTGACCGCCAATACCTTGAATGGCGTAACTACCTGCTTTATCAGCAGGTTCACCTGTGTCCCAGTATGCGTCAATTTCATCGTTCGTCAATGCGGCAAAAGTTACCTTGGTGGTAATAGTTTGTGTTACTTGCTTGGTGGTAGACGCCACACTAATGGCCGTCAATACTTCATGCTGGTTGTTCGATAACATTGAAAGAATGCGTCTAGCGTCTTCTTTATCTTTCGGCTTTCCCAAACTCACCCCGTTAAAGGCAATAAGCGTATCAGAGGCTAACACCCGCGTACTTTCACTAAGTACATCTTCATCTTGTAACCGTGCGAGAGCTGTTTTCGCTTTTTGCTCAGCAAGACGAGCCACTTGCGCTTCAGGCGTTTCATTCACAAGGGCTGATTCATCGATGTCTACGGGCTTTACTGAGTGAGCAATGCCCATCTGATCTAAAAGCATGGTACGACGAGGGGAAGCAGAGGCTAAAACCACTGAATAATTCACGATAGGAGCCTCAAACGTTAACTTATGGAAAACTGGCGACGGGTTTTACGAAGTAGCCAAAACACCCATGGCCATAACAGCATAGAGGTAAGTACAGGCCACAAATAATCCAGTTGGAAATAGATATCTGTAAGTAGGTGCTGCACCCAGAATGTGAGCAAGTGGTAGAGCGAAGAAAGCAACCCTATAACGATAGCTTGTTGCCAAACAGAGTAATTTCGTAGCCGCTGATAGTTCGCTGCCAAAATATAAATTGAGATACTTAAGCTTAGACTGTGAATACCTAAGGTTGTACCCACCAATATATCTACCGCCACGCCGGTTAAGAAGGCCACGCCCACATTCACGCGATGGGGAAGCGCCATGCTCCAGTACGCAAGCACAATCAGCACCCAATCTGGGCGGTATAAATCAACTTGAATAGGTAATGGCACGATTTGAAGGACAAGCGCAATCAAAAGCGTAGTGACGATAACCGAATGACGCTTACGAATCATCTTCAGCCTCCTCATTACTTACCATGTTGCTATTACTCTCATTATCTACATCGCTGTCGATAGATTTACCTTCATCAGACCACAAGAGTAACAAGTACTTTAGTCGGTCTAATTTGGCCATAGGCGTTACGGTTACAATAGAGAATGGGCGACTTTCATCACGCCGTACTTCTTTCACTGTACCCACGGGATACCCTTCAGGAAAAATTTTTCCTAAACCGGAGGAAATCAATACATCTCCTGCTTTAATATCGACACTATGAGGTACATGCTCTAAATACAGTTCGTTTAACGCCCCACTGCCAGTGGCAATAAAGCGAATGTCATTACGTTGGGAGCGAACAGGAATAGCGTGGGTCACATCGGCAAGCAATAGCACACGGCTGTTGGTGCTGCCCACTTCCATAACCTGCCCTACTATGCCTTTTTCATCAATGATGGGCTGAGATAAATAAACCCCATCAATGGCGCCTTTGTTGATGACCACCTGCTGGCTATAGGGGTTTTTATCAACCGCCATGAGCTCGGCCACCATTTTACGTAAGTCGTTACGTACGGGCGCATCCAGCAAATGCCTAAGTTGTTTATTCTCTTGAGACAAGGCTTCAAACCGCTGGAGCTTCTCGCTCATGAGCAACAGTTGATTCGTTAGCTTGTCGTTTTCTTCGAGAAGATCTTCATGGGAGGTTAAGCGCTGGGCGCTTTCGCTTAGCATTAACCGAGGTAAGTTAGCTAAATACTGAAGGGGGCTCATGAATGAATTTAAATAGACCCGTGTCGATTTAAACCCTTCCACTTTGTGATCCACAAAAATAAGTAACGCTGACAACACAATGGCCAGCGCTAATCTATTATTCAGTGAGGGACCGCGAGTAAAAATAGTATCCATAATACAAAGAAGGCAACCTTAAGGTTGCCTTTCCTGTTTACTCATAGCTAAACAGGTCGCCACCGTGTAGGTCAATCATATCGAATGCCTTACCACCGCCACGTGCTACACAAGTTAGCGGATCATCAGCAATAACGACTGGAATGCCCGTTTCTTCCATTAACAAACGATCTAAATCTTTCAGTAATGCGCCACCACCGGTAAGTACCATGCCGCGCTCTGAAATATCAGAAGCAAGTTCTGGTGGAGATTGCTCAAGGGCAACCATAACCGCAGAAACGATACCCGTAAGCGGTTCTTGCAAGGCTTCTAAAATTTCATTGGAGTTCAATGTGAAGCCACGAGGTACACCTTCAGCAAGGTTCCGACCACGCACTTCAATTTCACGCACTTCTTCACCTGGGTAAGCAGCACCAATTTCATGCTTAATACGCTCGGCTGTTGCTTCACCAATAAGTGAACCAAAGTTACGTCGTACATAGTTAATGATAGCTTCATCGAACTTATCACCACCGATACGTACCGATGAAGAGTACACAACACCGTTAAGTGAAATGATAGCCACTTCAGTTGTACCGCCACCAATATCGACCACCATTGAACCGGTTGCTTCTGATACAGGTAAACCTGCACCAATCGCTGCGGCCATAGGTTCATCAATCAAATACACTTCGCGTGCACCTGCACCTAGTGCAGACTCTTTAATGGCTCGGCGCTCTACTTGGGTAGAGCCACATGGAACGCAAACTAAAACACGAGGGCTAGGGCGAAGGAAATTGTTGTCATGCACTTGTTTAATAAAGTGCTGAAGCATTTTCTCTGTCACATAAAAGTCGGCAATAACACCGTCTTTCATCGGGCGGATAGCGCGAATGTTACCAGGTGTTCTACCTAGCATTCGTTTGGCTTCTGCACCTACAGCGGCAACGCTTTTCGGTCCAGCAGCACGCTCTTGGCGAATAGCCACTACAGAGGGTTCGTTGAGTACAATACCTTGGTCTTTAACGTAAATCAGCGTGTTAGCTGTTCCGAGGTCGATGGACAGATCATTAGAGAACATGCCTCGAAGCTTTTTAAACATGAAAAGTGTATTCCTGTTTCTGTGTTATCGCGTGTTAGCAAGGGTGAGATGACGCGCTTTAACGTGAAGTCGATGTTTATCCGCACACTTTAACAATGGGGGCATATTTGGGCAAGCAGAGAACCATTTTTTAAACGATTAGGTTGCGATTAAGTGGAAACCACGGCGCCTTCTACTCACTTCTTACCAACTTCTTGTTAAGTGGCTACTTTTAAACCAGTGGGTGTAGACAAGCATTTAAACCGGAAGTTTCACCTTAATGCAGATATTTATTGTTTAATCATCATTGAATCGGTCAGCGTATGCGATGAAATTAACTCACTGGCTGTACATTGAGCGGTAGAAGAAAAACGATAGAAATAATAGTCTACGCCTGCAATGGTCGTATTGGTTGTTTGGCAACTGGCTTGGTAGGTACACCCTTCAAGGCCTCTAATTTGGGCAAAAGAAACGGGGCTGTTAATGGTGCCGCTGCAAGATAATGGGGTTGCACCTGCTGGGTTTGCCGTGGTCTTTATATGCTCCAACCCCGCTTTTGTTGCTAGCTGAGCGCGAAACCCTATGTTATCCGCCGCTACCTTGTTGCCAGTAGAAGAAAGTGACGAAGCTAGGGTTAAACCTAACAGCGCCAGCACTATCATAATAAACAGTGCTGTAACCAACATACTGCCTTGCTGACGTTTTAGCGAGATGGATAACAACGAAGCGTCCACTACTCCCGCACTAGAAAGTGTTTTTCCTGCTCTATTGCTATTACGCCTTAAAAGCGTTTCATGCACTGAATATTCTTGAGGCAAAGGTTTACGGCGCATTTTCAATTGCCACCTCAGTCGTCAGACTCAATACTTCATCGCCCTTTTGGGCGCGTAGGCGCAACATCACCATATTATTAACCCCACCGTTCACACTGCGAACCTGAAAAGGGTCATCGTTTAGGCTACCGCTAGCAGGCGAGGCAGATAAAGCATTAATGAAGTCCACTCCTAGTCTTGGGCTACTTGCCGAAGCCAAAGGCTGCGATGTAGTAAACCCAGACTCAAACCGATGAAGTACTGAATTTCTTAAGCAAAAGCTCACCGCTTTTGAAGCAATATAGGCACGATTTACGAGTGATGCTTCAGCAAAAGCATCATTCACCGTAACTTCGAGAGTGTCGTCTGTGCTGTCTCTTGTTGCACAATCGCCATCTCCGTCATCGGCACAACTTACAATAGGTTGGCGGTAATCATTAGCGGCGTTATAAACATCTAATACGCTACTTGGTGCAACAATCACAGATGCACTGGTGGAAAAGGGCTGAATGTTATCGAGGGCGTCCGCAGGAAATAAAATATCGATAGTATTTTCAGCGGCAGGCTGAATGGAAATGTCGCTGTAACCTGTTACCGCATCAGCAGGCACGAACTGCAAGCAATGCTGAGACGATGATCCCCTTACTCTAACACTGGCAGGCACTGCGCTTTGAAGTTCACGGGCCATACGATTCATTGCAAAAGACGTTTGGGCGACAAGTTGCTCTCTTTCACTTACGCCAACAAATACAGACATGCTACTGGTGACCACTTTTGCGATTCCTGTGGCTATCACCCCCATAACTACTAGCACGATAACAAGCTCTACAAGCGTAAAGCCCCGAGCTTGATTCATGGGTCTGCTATTTACCATCAGTAATTCCACCGATAGCTACTAAAAACAATGGTTTCATCGTTAGGAGTGAGTACCGATACGCGGACCAATTTTGCATTGCCCGTATAGCTACCCACGCCCGCAGCATCATCAATACCATCAAGGTTATCATCGTAAAACACCACTACGTTAAGCTGGTAGCCTTGATATAGACTTTGCCCACTTTGCGTAATGGTTTGACCCGCACTGTTTCGAATAACGCTGTAACCGTGGTAATCATCTACATCATCAAACGTACTACGATTTTCTCCACTATCTGGCCCCAAGTTTGCGCTAGTCGTGCAGCTAACAGTGTCGCTACATCGCTCACCGGCATTATGCCCACTGCTGTTTTCATCAAATGCCTTACTCAGTATTTCTCGTTGTAACCCTTGAGCGAATACATTAGCTCGGGCTTGGGTAACAGGTGCCACGCTTTGTTGCGCTTGCGCGCCAAGTAAGTTGGTAACAATCAGCATGACAATACTGGTAACCACCAAACCAATCACTATCTCAAGTAGTGTGAAACCTCGCTCAGCACGCATAAATAAGCCCCTGAGCTTCAACGCAAACGCCTACTGTAGCGGTACCCGAAAAAGTCACTCTGCAAATATTTGATGCGCAACTTCCCGTGGCGGTTATTGGCCGTCCAAGGTAATCGAAGTCAATATAGGAAGGCGAAGCTACACCTTCTGAAAACGCAACAGACACCCCTTTACCACCTATTTCATCACCGCGAGCGGCTAGGAAACTGGGGGCATTGGCGGCAATAGTAGCGCCACAGCTAGCTGATTGATTTGCACTGGAGTAATTAACGACAGTAGGCCCGTAGGCACCGTCACCAGGCGAACTTACAATAGTTCGATAGCAATAGCCCACGCGATTATCTTGCATAGCCTTGCCTTGAATATTTCGCAAAGAAGAGAGAAAGCGTGTTTGAAGGGAATATTCTGTGTAGCCGGTATCATCTTGTATTCGCGCAGAAGCGACCACGCCTAGGATACCAATAACGACGATGACTATAATGAGCTCAAGAAGCGTAAAGCCAGCGCCTCGGGCTTGACGCTGGCCAGGAACGAAATGCCTGGCCATGTGCTAGGTAATATTTAGCAAGCAGTCGAGGTTAATGTGATAGTCGGTGAACCACCCGCTGCCGCATTTCGGTACTCAACAAAACAGTTAGCACCTTCAAAACCGTCAGGGTAAATACGTGCCCAAGTTCCATTTGCACTCACGTACCAATCTGTAGTGCCTTGGTCTGCTGCGGTGTTTACTGCGCGAATATCTAGGTTCATGTACGAATCTAATTGCACAGTCGTGGTGTTGTTGTTGTCATCGAAATAGGTGCTGTACGGGTAGCCATAACGAACGTTGATGTCAGTGCCGTTCACGGTGATGGTCGTGTTGGACGATGCAGTCGCGCCAGCAATAATTGCTTTTGCATGGATAGCTTCTGTAGCGCTAATCAGTGCGCCTTCTACCCCTTCTAGCGTAGCAATACGAGCGTCAGTTTGGAAACCTACAAACCGAGGCGCAGCGGTAACCGCTAAAATACCAAGAATTACGATAACGATGACTAGCTCAATAAGGGTAAAACCACGTTGCTGCATAAAAATGTCCTTTTATTTCAATTACGTTTATTATTACAAAAATGACGTTATTGAATATAAAACTTTAGTTTAAAAATCACTACGTTACGTATACAACTCGATACATAGTTATGAGTTTGAATCATTACTAAATACGATAACTTGACCTATCCGAGGGTCGTACAGAAACCCATCACCTTGTGTATCATTCGTAGGACTACTGTTCAGGTTTTTTATAGACTGGCTAAGGTAATAATAGCAAAGGTCATTACCACTTGCGCCGCTGCCACTACTATTTGTAGCAAAGTATCGGTAACCGTCAAATGGAGACTCTGAAAAACTTGACGTGATGGAAGGCGCACTTTGCATTATTAAACTAAAAATACTTTCGCAGTCTAATGCGGTAATGGCCGTGTCTTGACTGTTACCATCACCGTTAAGCAAGCCTGTGGGATAACCGGTGTCCTGATCAACCGCCACGTTAATGCCATCAAGGGTGACAAAGGTTTGATTGGTAGACGCATTCTCTTCCGGCCGACCTTCTATCTCCCACTGTGCGCGCACTAGTCCAACACCTGTGGCGAAACCACCTGCAACGCCCTCAACCGTGGCATCTTCAGCTTGTTCAGTAATATCAAGAAAGCGTGGAATCGCCACGGCCGCTAATAGCCCAAGTAATACGACTACAATCACAAGCTCGATTAGCGTAAAGCCTGATTGCTTTGCTGCTATTTGATGCCGTTGTTTTTTCATTTGGACCATCCCAGTTTTTCTCATTATTAAAATTCAGTTTGTTTGTTACTGTTCGTCTTCTGGAACCACATCACCACGAAATACAAAGTAGTCAAAGTAATCCCCCGCACTTAAGGAAAATCGGCAACGTGCATTCACGGCCTCATCGTCGACTAACTCACCACGGAAATATTCACCTCTTACATTAAAACCATTAACTATCATAGGCACGGTTAGCAACGCGTTCCAAAGGGACTTGCATCCTTGCACGGAAGGGGGCACTTCTGGCCATCCTTCATGACTCATGAGTACAGGCGTACGTCCAACTTCATTACCTTGCCTATCATAGTGTGTAAGCAGAATGCGAACTGGTCGCCCTTCTGACTGCCACTTCCAATGAGCTGTTACTGCAGACTCTTCCAACTTGAGCGCTAACTGCCTAAGCATCTGAGCCTCAAAATTAGCTTCGCTGGTGTTCAGTCGCACTATAAAAACGGCCATTAATGAAGCAAACAACGTGATCACAATAATATTGATAAATAGGGATCGGTTGTTATTCTTTGCGACTTCGCTTTTCGTCACCATGTTACTACCCTTGCTGCTATTACTTTTTAGCAGTCATTAATTGTTCTTAACATACTGTTATAGCACATCTTTAAGATAGGGAGTTATACGCCTTTTATTGCATTCATCATGTCCCACATGGGGGTGAAAATACCCAGCGCGAGTACCAGTACCATGGCTGCCACTACCACAATCAAAAAAGGCTCTATCTTTGCTGTCAGATTTTTCAGATCGTAATCAACTTCACGTTCATAGAACTCCGACGCCTCAACCAATAATTCATCCACGCGACCTGTCTCTTCGCCTACGCGTATCATCTGCATCACCAGTGGGGTAAAAAGTCCGCTTGCTGCACTCACTCGTGCTAGCCCCTCGCCCTTTTCAATGCGCTCGCGCATCCCAATAATTTTTTGCCCCATATACACATTCCCCACCGCCTCTGAGGTTAAGTTTAGTGCACTGGTTAAAGGGACGCCCGCCCGCAACATCATTGAAAAACTTCGACAATAGCGGCTAAGTAAAGAACGATTGAAAATACTGCCCACTATGGGCAATGAAAGCTTGCGTCTATCCCAATTAAAACGCCCAATGTTGGTGTTTAATGAACGTCTAATCATGTAGGCAATGAATATCCCGGCAGCAATTAGCATGTACCAATAGTTCAGCAAGAAATCTGAAGTGCCAATGAGGGCTCGAGTCATTAAAGGCAACTCGGCATTAAACTTAGAAAACATATCGGCGAACTTCGGAATAACAAAAATATTAAGCACCACAAACGCGCCCGCTAAGGCAATAAGCACAAAGATGGGGTAGCGAGTGGCGGCTTTAATTTGTTTGCGAGTTTCTTGTTCGCGCTCTAAATATATCGCCAATTGAGCGAAGGCATCTTCTAACTGACCAGTGTTTTCGCCAACATGAATAATGCTCACAAACAATTGATTAAAAATTTTAGGGTGCTGATTTAAGCCAGAAGATAAGGTTCTGCCTCGCTCTAAACTCACGATAGCGTCTTCTAGAGCAAGTTTAAGGCGAATTGAATTACAGGATTCGGCTAAACCAGATACCGCTTTTAGTAAAGGAATACCCGCTTTGGTTAGAGAGTACATTTGACGACAAAAAATAACTAAATCGTCCAAGGTAACTTCTGGTACAAACCAGCCTTGCCAACCAGATACCACACTTTCTTTTTTAGCGCTCATGGGGGCAATAGCAATGGGCGTTACACTACGAGCGCGCAGCATTGCCGCTGCACTTGTTGCATCGTTCGCGTCTAACTCGCCTTCAGTAAGGGCGCCATTTCGTTCGCGCCCCTTGTAGCTAAACCGTGCCATCTATCATTGCCCTATTGCGCGTTGGTGTGGTGTGCGTTGTCAGTAGTTTCAGAAGAGGGGGCATCTTGGGCTACCATCTCAATCAATTTTAAAACTTCTTCTACACTGGTTACGCCCATTTTTGCATAAGTAAGCGCAGATTGAGGTAAAGAGCGATATCCCGCGCTTTTAGTAGCAGCATCGCTAAACCCTTGAATATCGCTGGCCTTTAAATGATTCATCATGTTTTCACTCATTTCGAGTAACTCAAAAACCCCTATTCGCCCTTTGTATCCGGTTTGATTACATTTCTGACATCCGCGACCTTGTTTAAAGGCAACGTCTGCGACATTTTCATCAATACCGTTTAACCACACCTTTTCATCATCCGTGGGTGTATAAGAAGTGGTGCAATTATCACAAATTCGACGTACCAAACGCTGAGCAATAATGCCTCGAAGGGAACTTGCCACCAAGTAACCAGGCGCGCCCATATCTAATAGGCGTACTACACTGGATATAGCATCGTTGGTATGCAGGGTTGAGAGGACTAAGTGACCGGTCAATGCGCCACGAAGCCCAATTTCTACCGTTTCTTGATCACGCATTTCCCCCACCATAATAATGTCGGGGTCTTGTCGTAGTGTGGTTCTCAGTACGTTTGAAAAAGTCAGGTTGATTTTAGGGTTCACTTGAACCTGATTAATACGGGGCAAGCGGTATTCCACCGGATCTTCTACGGTGATAATTTTCGACTTTGCCGTATTTAATTCGCTTAATGCACCATACAAGGTGGTCGTTTTACCCGAACCGGTAGGCCCGGTCACCAAAATCATTCCATGGGGGCGGCGTAATAAATTTCTAAAGCGGGTTAACTGCGCTGAAGGCATACCGGTTTGTTCTAAAGTGAGCAGCCCTGCTGACTGGTCGAGCAAACGCATCACCACAGATTCGCCACCTTGCACTGGCATGGTAGACAAACGTACGTCTATTTTGTGCCCTTTAACCTTAATTTGCGTACGGCCATCTTGCGGTAGACGCTTTTCGGAAATATCTAGCCCCGCCATCAGTTTTAAGCGCAGCACTAACGCCGCCGCTATACTTTTCTCCGGAATAACAGTTTCTTGTAAAACCCCATCTACCCGCTGTCGTATTCTCAGCTGATTCTCATCAGGCTCAATATGAATATCGGACGCTTTTGCTATCACGGCATCTTCAAAGATAGATTGCAGCAAGCGAGCTACTGTTGTGTCTTGATCCCCTGCACCACCAAGCTCTATATTGAAGTTATCTTCGGTATCGTATTCTTCTGCCAGTTCTTGGGCAAAACTCGCAATTTCTTGGGTTTTTCGATAGAAAGTATCGTAAGCAGTAAATAGCTGTTGTTCGCTTACTACCGCGAGTTCAATTTGCCTGTTTAACGTTTCTGAAAGATGATCTACTGCGGTTAAATCTGCCGGATCTGAC encodes:
- a CDS encoding prepilin-type N-terminal cleavage/methylation domain-containing protein — protein: MNQARGFTLVELVIVLVVMGVIATGIAKVVTSSMSVFVGVSEREQLVAQTSFAMNRMARELQSAVPASVRVRGSSSQHCLQFVPADAVTGYSDISIQPAAENTIDILFPADALDNIQPFSTSASVIVAPSSVLDVYNAANDYRQPIVSCADDGDGDCATRDSTDDTLEVTVNDAFAEASLVNRAYIASKAVSFCLRNSVLHRFESGFTTSQPLASASSPRLGVDFINALSASPASGSLNDDPFQVRSVNGGVNNMVMLRLRAQKGDEVLSLTTEVAIENAP
- a CDS encoding prepilin-type N-terminal cleavage/methylation domain-containing protein, whose translation is MVQMKKQRHQIAAKQSGFTLIELVIVVVLLGLLAAVAIPRFLDITEQAEDATVEGVAGGFATGVGLVRAQWEIEGRPEENASTNQTFVTLDGINVAVDQDTGYPTGLLNGDGNSQDTAITALDCESIFSLIMQSAPSITSSFSESPFDGYRYFATNSSGSGASGNDLCYYYLSQSIKNLNSSPTNDTQGDGFLYDPRIGQVIVFSNDSNS
- the mreC gene encoding rod shape-determining protein MreC — translated: MDTIFTRGPSLNNRLALAIVLSALLIFVDHKVEGFKSTRVYLNSFMSPLQYLANLPRLMLSESAQRLTSHEDLLEENDKLTNQLLLMSEKLQRFEALSQENKQLRHLLDAPVRNDLRKMVAELMAVDKNPYSQQVVINKGAIDGVYLSQPIIDEKGIVGQVMEVGSTNSRVLLLADVTHAIPVRSQRNDIRFIATGSGALNELYLEHVPHSVDIKAGDVLISSGLGKIFPEGYPVGTVKEVRRDESRPFSIVTVTPMAKLDRLKYLLLLWSDEGKSIDSDVDNESNSNMVSNEEAEDDS
- a CDS encoding prepilin-type N-terminal cleavage/methylation domain-containing protein, which produces MRAERGFTLLEIVIGLVVTSIVMLIVTNLLGAQAQQSVAPVTQARANVFAQGLQREILSKAFDENSSGHNAGERCSDTVSCTTSANLGPDSGENRSTFDDVDDYHGYSVIRNSAGQTITQSGQSLYQGYQLNVVVFYDDNLDGIDDAAGVGSYTGNAKLVRVSVLTPNDETIVFSSYRWNY
- a CDS encoding type II secretion system F family protein, producing the protein MARFSYKGRERNGALTEGELDANDATSAAAMLRARSVTPIAIAPMSAKKESVVSGWQGWFVPEVTLDDLVIFCRQMYSLTKAGIPLLKAVSGLAESCNSIRLKLALEDAIVSLERGRTLSSGLNQHPKIFNQLFVSIIHVGENTGQLEDAFAQLAIYLEREQETRKQIKAATRYPIFVLIALAGAFVVLNIFVIPKFADMFSKFNAELPLMTRALIGTSDFLLNYWYMLIAAGIFIAYMIRRSLNTNIGRFNWDRRKLSLPIVGSIFNRSLLSRYCRSFSMMLRAGVPLTSALNLTSEAVGNVYMGQKIIGMRERIEKGEGLARVSAASGLFTPLVMQMIRVGEETGRVDELLVEASEFYEREVDYDLKNLTAKIEPFLIVVVAAMVLVLALGIFTPMWDMMNAIKGV
- a CDS encoding type II secretion system protein; this translates as MQQRGFTLIELVIVIVILGILAVTAAPRFVGFQTDARIATLEGVEGALISATEAIHAKAIIAGATASSNTTITVNGTDINVRYGYPYSTYFDDNNNTTTVQLDSYMNLDIRAVNTAADQGTTDWYVSANGTWARIYPDGFEGANCFVEYRNAAAGGSPTITLTSTAC
- a CDS encoding prepilin-type N-terminal cleavage/methylation domain-containing protein yields the protein MARHFVPGQRQARGAGFTLLELIIVIVVIGILGVVASARIQDDTGYTEYSLQTRFLSSLRNIQGKAMQDNRVGYCYRTIVSSPGDGAYGPTVVNYSSANQSASCGATIAANAPSFLAARGDEIGGKGVSVAFSEGVASPSYIDFDYLGRPITATGSCASNICRVTFSGTATVGVCVEAQGLIYAC
- a CDS encoding Maf family protein; amino-acid sequence: MNYSVVLASASPRRTMLLDQMGIAHSVKPVDIDESALVNETPEAQVARLAEQKAKTALARLQDEDVLSESTRVLASDTLIAFNGVSLGKPKDKEDARRILSMLSNNQHEVLTAISVASTTKQVTQTITTKVTFAALTNDEIDAYWDTGEPADKAGSYAIQGIGGQFVKAINGSASAVVGLPLYETRQLLREFGVV
- the mreD gene encoding rod shape-determining protein MreD, yielding MRKRHSVIVTTLLIALVLQIVPLPIQVDLYRPDWVLIVLAYWSMALPHRVNVGVAFLTGVAVDILVGTTLGIHSLSLSISIYILAANYQRLRNYSVWQQAIVIGLLSSLYHLLTFWVQHLLTDIYFQLDYLWPVLTSMLLWPWVFWLLRKTRRQFSIS
- a CDS encoding rod shape-determining protein, whose product is MFKKLRGMFSNDLSIDLGTANTLIYVKDQGIVLNEPSVVAIRQERAAGPKSVAAVGAEAKRMLGRTPGNIRAIRPMKDGVIADFYVTEKMLQHFIKQVHDNNFLRPSPRVLVCVPCGSTQVERRAIKESALGAGAREVYLIDEPMAAAIGAGLPVSEATGSMVVDIGGGTTEVAIISLNGVVYSSSVRIGGDKFDEAIINYVRRNFGSLIGEATAERIKHEIGAAYPGEEVREIEVRGRNLAEGVPRGFTLNSNEILEALQEPLTGIVSAVMVALEQSPPELASDISERGMVLTGGGALLKDLDRLLMEETGIPVVIADDPLTCVARGGGKAFDMIDLHGGDLFSYE
- the rng gene encoding ribonuclease G, whose amino-acid sequence is MSAELLINVTPSESRVVLIENGILQEIHVERHTKRGLVGNIYRGKVSRVLPGMQAAFVDIGLEKAAFLHASDIVIHNEIAEEVSASHIQKQDIRELVRDGQDIVVQVVKDPIGTKGARLTTDITIPSRYLVFMPSVTHVGVSQRIEEEAERERLKTLVQEFCDENGGFILRTAAEGVGKAELQQDAAFLRRLWDKIQSRMKKRKSNVLYEDLPLARRVLRDFVGTELDRIRIDSKLSFQELFQFTKEYVPEMNGKLEYYTGDRPIFDLHDVENETQRALERRVDLKSGGYLIIDQTEAMTTIDINTGAFVGHRNLEETIFNTNTEATQAIARQLRLRNLGGMILIDFIDMIEPDHKRRVLHSLEVATSKDRAKINIHGFTSLGLIEMTRKRTRESIEHILCGECPVCKGRGTVKTVETICFEIMREIVRVNRAYDADKFVVYASPKVVEALMGEESHMLAELEVFVSKQIKVQTETLYNQDKYDVVMM